From a single Clostridium isatidis genomic region:
- the arsB gene encoding ACR3 family arsenite efflux transporter yields MSKERNSGIGFFEKYLTVWVILCMFAGVLIGKFLPGIPAFLGRFEYANVSIPMAILIWLMIYPMMLKVDFQSIRNVGKNPKGLFVTWITNWLIKPFTMFGIAWLFFFVIFKSLIPAELAQDYLAGAILLGAAPCTAMVFVWSYLTKGNAAYTVVQVATNDLIILIAFTPIVAFLLGVGGVTIPWDTLILSVVLFVVIPLAGGIITRNYITKRRGLDYFENSFIPKFGNVTTIGLLLTLIIIFSFQGDVILNNPLHIVLIAIPLIIQTFLIFFIAYLASKAIKLPHEIAAPAGMIGASNFFELAVAVAIALFGTQSPAALATIVGVLTEVPVMLILVKIANNTRHWFPEKSRK; encoded by the coding sequence ATGAGTAAGGAACGTAATAGTGGAATTGGATTTTTTGAAAAGTACTTAACTGTATGGGTTATTTTATGTATGTTTGCAGGTGTATTGATTGGAAAGTTTTTACCCGGAATCCCAGCGTTTTTAGGACGTTTTGAATATGCAAATGTATCAATACCAATGGCGATTTTAATCTGGCTTATGATATATCCAATGATGCTAAAAGTAGATTTTCAAAGTATTAGAAATGTAGGCAAAAATCCCAAGGGACTTTTTGTTACATGGATAACCAACTGGTTGATAAAGCCATTTACTATGTTCGGCATTGCATGGCTGTTTTTCTTTGTAATTTTTAAATCTCTAATTCCGGCAGAATTGGCACAAGACTATCTTGCGGGAGCAATACTTCTTGGAGCAGCACCGTGTACAGCGATGGTATTTGTATGGAGTTATTTGACCAAAGGCAACGCAGCTTATACCGTCGTGCAAGTGGCAACAAATGATCTTATAATTCTCATAGCTTTCACGCCTATAGTTGCGTTTCTTCTAGGTGTGGGCGGCGTAACCATACCCTGGGACACTCTTATTTTATCTGTAGTATTGTTTGTTGTTATCCCGCTAGCTGGTGGCATAATTACCCGTAATTACATCACAAAAAGGCGAGGACTCGATTACTTTGAGAATAGCTTTATACCGAAGTTTGGGAATGTCACCACCATAGGTCTATTGCTAACATTAATAATAATCTTTTCATTCCAGGGCGATGTAATTCTGAATAATCCACTGCATATTGTTTTAATTGCTATACCATTAATTATTCAGACTTTCCTAATCTTTTTCATTGCATATCTAGCAAGCAAGGCTATAAAACTTCCTCATGAGATAGCAGCGCCTGCTGGCATGATTGGCGCCTCTAACTTTTTTGAACTGGCAGTTGCCGTTGCGATTGCATTGTTTGGAACTCAAAGCCCAGCTGCACTTGCTACCATTGTAGGAGTTCTAACAGAAGTGCCTGTTATGTTGATATTAGTAAAGATAGCGAATAATACAAGACACTGGTTTCCAGAAAAATCAAGAAAGTAG
- a CDS encoding DUF2703 domain-containing protein, protein MNKSDAGCCSCGSGCCGQEQEKRQIIIEFLYLDLSVCKRCQGTETNLYDAVNEVSTVLRAAGFDIVMNKININSRELAIEYHFLSSPTIRVNGRDIALEVKESSCKECGDLCGDSVDCRVWVQDGIEYTELPKSMIINAILKEVYNGHSSIPLTNEKYEIPQNLITFFDSLERKED, encoded by the coding sequence ATGAATAAAAGTGATGCTGGCTGTTGCTCTTGTGGCAGTGGTTGCTGCGGACAAGAACAGGAAAAAAGGCAGATTATAATAGAATTTCTTTATCTTGATCTGAGTGTATGTAAGAGGTGTCAAGGAACTGAAACTAACCTCTATGATGCAGTCAATGAAGTATCAACGGTATTAAGAGCAGCAGGGTTTGATATAGTTATGAACAAGATTAATATAAATTCAAGGGAGTTAGCCATTGAATACCATTTTTTGAGTTCACCAACAATTCGTGTAAATGGCAGGGATATTGCTCTTGAGGTTAAGGAATCTTCCTGCAAAGAATGTGGGGATCTGTGTGGCGACTCTGTGGATTGCAGAGTTTGGGTGCAGGATGGTATAGAATATACGGAACTACCAAAATCCATGATTATTAACGCAATTTTGAAAGAAGTTTATAATGGCCATAGTTCAATCCCCTTGACAAATGAGAAATATGAAATCCCACAAAACTTAATTACATTTTTCGATAGCTTAGAAAGAAAGGAGGATTGA
- the arsA gene encoding arsenical pump-driving ATPase has product MLKNNYEPFSLDGINLTKYMFFTGKGGVGKTSTACAVAVNLADNGKSVLLISTDPASNLQDVFNTELDGKGVPIDGVPGLVVANLNPEEAAREYRESVIAPYRGKLPDSVIVNMEEQLSGSCTVEIAAFDQFSNFITDKSTENKYDYIIFDTAPTGHTLRMLQLPSAWSNFISESTHGASCLGQLAGLEDKKDMYKNAVENLADKDKTTLILVSRPEETPLIEAERSSHELSDLGINNQVLVINGILSEATDDVSSKMLDKQQKALENMPQGLKKFKIFTIPLRSYNVVGIDNIRTFLYSDDYAKNNIYSKSLNLRHLDVLIEDIYRAGKKVIFTMGKGGVGKTTIAATIAVALARKGVKVHLTSTDPADHLKYVVEDTENIKLSKIDEKQELLRYQNEVLSKARETMSEDDVAYVEEDLRSPCTQEIAVFRAFAEIVDKAENEVVIIDTAPTGHTLLLLDSTQSYHKEVQRTKGETPISVQRLLPRLRDEKQTEVIIVTLPEATPVFEAQRLGDDLNRAGINNKWWVVNQCLSLTNTKNSMLIARADAEKQWLEKVKEISSDNFVAIPWFQDASIENIVDFSGGSKSDE; this is encoded by the coding sequence ATGTTAAAGAATAATTATGAGCCATTTAGTTTAGATGGGATAAATCTGACTAAGTATATGTTTTTCACAGGAAAGGGTGGTGTAGGTAAAACCTCAACCGCTTGTGCTGTGGCAGTAAATTTAGCTGATAATGGAAAAAGTGTTCTCCTTATAAGCACTGATCCTGCATCCAATTTACAGGATGTTTTTAATACTGAGCTTGATGGCAAAGGTGTGCCGATTGATGGAGTGCCGGGTTTAGTTGTGGCGAATCTTAACCCAGAGGAAGCTGCCAGAGAGTATAGGGAATCGGTTATTGCTCCATATAGGGGGAAGTTGCCGGATAGTGTAATTGTAAATATGGAGGAACAACTCTCAGGTTCATGTACAGTTGAAATTGCCGCTTTTGACCAGTTTTCGAACTTCATCACTGATAAATCCACAGAGAATAAATACGATTATATTATTTTTGATACTGCTCCGACAGGGCACACACTTCGTATGTTGCAATTGCCATCAGCCTGGAGTAATTTTATTAGTGAAAGTACACATGGGGCGTCATGTTTAGGTCAGCTCGCTGGACTTGAAGATAAAAAGGATATGTATAAGAATGCGGTTGAAAACCTTGCGGATAAGGATAAAACAACTTTGATACTGGTCTCAAGACCGGAGGAAACTCCTTTGATTGAAGCTGAACGTTCAAGCCATGAGCTTAGTGACCTAGGGATAAACAATCAAGTTTTAGTTATCAATGGTATACTGAGTGAAGCAACTGACGATGTTTCGAGTAAAATGTTAGATAAGCAGCAAAAGGCTTTGGAAAATATGCCACAGGGTTTAAAAAAGTTTAAAATTTTCACTATACCACTTCGTTCTTATAACGTTGTAGGTATTGATAATATTAGAACATTTTTATACAGTGACGATTACGCAAAAAATAATATTTATAGCAAATCCTTAAATTTAAGACACCTAGATGTTCTGATTGAAGATATTTATAGGGCAGGTAAAAAAGTGATATTTACAATGGGTAAGGGCGGTGTTGGAAAAACAACTATTGCTGCAACCATTGCTGTGGCTCTTGCTAGAAAGGGTGTTAAGGTACATTTAACATCTACAGATCCAGCTGATCATCTCAAATATGTGGTTGAAGATACTGAAAATATTAAACTAAGTAAAATAGATGAAAAGCAGGAACTATTGCGATATCAAAATGAGGTATTAAGTAAGGCTCGTGAAACAATGAGCGAAGATGATGTTGCTTATGTTGAAGAGGATTTACGCTCTCCATGCACACAGGAGATTGCAGTATTTAGAGCTTTTGCTGAGATTGTTGACAAGGCTGAAAACGAAGTTGTAATTATTGATACTGCACCAACGGGTCACACGCTTCTGTTGCTTGATTCTACACAGAGTTATCATAAAGAGGTTCAGAGAACAAAAGGTGAAACGCCAATATCTGTTCAAAGATTACTTCCAAGACTTCGGGATGAGAAACAAACAGAGGTTATTATTGTTACATTGCCTGAAGCAACACCGGTATTTGAAGCTCAGAGACTGGGTGATGACCTAAATAGAGCGGGAATTAATAATAAATGGTGGGTGGTTAATCAGTGCCTTTCATTGACGAATACTAAAAATAGTATGTTAATAGCTCGCGCTGATGCTGAAAAGCAATGGCTGGAAAAAGTTAAGGAAATAAGTTCTGATAACTTTGTTGCAATCCCCTGGTTTCAGGATGCATCAATTGAAAATATAGTGGACTTTTCTGGAGGTAGTAAAAGCGATGAATAA
- the arsD gene encoding arsenite efflux transporter metallochaperone ArsD, translating into MKNIEIFDPAMCCSTGVCGPSIDPELLRVATVINSLKEKGIIIKRHGLSSEPQDFISNKVISEILQKEGADILPVTLLDGEIVKTKSYPTNEEFSEWLGVEISTKAQKKSGCCGPKGCC; encoded by the coding sequence ATGAAAAATATTGAGATTTTTGACCCAGCAATGTGTTGCTCGACAGGAGTTTGTGGCCCATCTATTGACCCAGAGCTGTTAAGAGTAGCAACTGTTATTAATTCGCTTAAAGAAAAAGGGATTATTATAAAAAGGCATGGTTTGTCAAGTGAACCTCAGGATTTTATCTCCAATAAAGTTATAAGTGAAATTCTACAAAAGGAAGGAGCAGATATTCTTCCTGTAACACTTTTAGATGGTGAAATTGTAAAAACTAAAAGCTACCCAACAAACGAAGAGTTTTCAGAATGGTTAGGGGTGGAAATAAGCACAAAAGCTCAAAAGAAGAGCGGCTGCTGCGGACCAAAGGGGTGCTGTTAA
- a CDS encoding ArsR/SmtB family transcription factor — MKHSYADYVPAIKAMSDETRLKIIDMLSCGEMCACDILEEFSISQSTLSYHMKILSESGLVNAVRDGAWMRYTLNKEKTDEVIAFFTCITNDKEDCICKKSKNKKSDNQCC, encoded by the coding sequence ATGAAGCATTCATATGCAGATTATGTTCCTGCAATTAAGGCTATGTCAGATGAAACACGGTTAAAGATTATTGATATGCTATCGTGTGGAGAAATGTGCGCATGCGATATATTAGAAGAATTCAGTATTTCTCAATCCACTCTTAGTTATCATATGAAGATTTTATCTGAAAGCGGCCTTGTAAATGCAGTACGTGATGGGGCTTGGATGAGATATACATTAAACAAGGAAAAAACGGATGAGGTTATAGCTTTCTTTACATGCATAACAAACGATAAAGAAGATTGTATTTGTAAAAAGAGCAAAAATAAAAAATCTGATAATCAATGTTGTTAA
- a CDS encoding zinc ribbon domain-containing protein, with translation MKIRGFKQCGEIYRRVHWNNRGKKSIVWRCISRLENTGLTCHSRTVLEDMIGLATVEAINKLIGQKDDFLTILKENIETVISETDNNIVSEIDKKLEELQKDLLRLANSKEDYNDIADEIYRLREERHKALAEEAGKKGSKQRLEDMEKFINEQSILLEEYDEQLVRRLIEKITVYDDKLTIEFKSGIEIDIEK, from the coding sequence GTGAAAATTCGCGGTTTCAAACAGTGTGGCGAAATATACCGTAGAGTTCATTGGAATAACCGAGGTAAAAAATCGATTGTTTGGAGATGCATCAGTAGACTTGAGAATACAGGGTTAACTTGTCATTCCCGAACCGTGCTGGAGGATATGATAGGCCTTGCTACGGTGGAGGCAATTAATAAACTAATAGGGCAAAAGGATGACTTTTTAACTATCTTAAAGGAAAACATAGAAACAGTGATAAGTGAAACGGACAATAATATTGTTTCCGAGATAGATAAAAAGCTAGAGGAATTACAAAAAGATCTTTTGAGACTGGCCAATTCCAAAGAGGATTATAACGACATTGCCGATGAGATTTATAGGCTCAGAGAAGAAAGGCATAAGGCTTTAGCAGAAGAAGCTGGCAAAAAGGGCTCCAAGCAAAGGCTAGAAGATATGGAAAAATTCATTAATGAACAATCCATCCTCCTTGAGGAGTATGATGAGCAACTAGTAAGGAGACTTATAGAGAAAATAACGGTCTATGATGATAAACTAACTATTGAATTTAAATCTGGTATAGAAATTGATATAGAAAAATAA
- a CDS encoding ATP-binding protein, whose translation MPYLGYFNAIFEVIKGTKNLTLTILLGKCGTGKTSLAIHLGETAIDKGHKTYYASIDTFVSIVENKDINPKAGAAFSYMRECDLIIIDDVFYLEPTRSELQAFYRAVTFLNETRSIIFITNREISAWLDAVEDKHLCQTLLDRITANCQIIRLTDR comes from the coding sequence TTGCCTTACTTAGGATATTTTAATGCTATTTTTGAAGTTATTAAAGGTACTAAAAATTTGACGCTTACTATTCTACTTGGTAAATGCGGGACAGGCAAAACTAGTCTTGCTATTCATCTTGGAGAAACAGCGATCGACAAGGGACATAAAACTTATTATGCATCCATTGATACTTTTGTATCTATTGTAGAGAACAAAGATATAAACCCAAAAGCAGGAGCAGCCTTCTCCTATATGCGGGAGTGCGACTTGATCATTATTGATGATGTATTTTATCTAGAACCAACTAGGTCAGAGCTGCAGGCTTTTTATCGAGCAGTTACTTTTCTTAATGAAACAAGAAGTATCATTTTTATTACCAATCGTGAAATATCTGCATGGTTAGATGCAGTGGAAGACAAACATCTTTGTCAGACTCTGTTAGATAGAATAACAGCTAATTGTCAGATCATTCGCTTGACTGACAGATAA
- the tnpC gene encoding IS66 family transposase encodes MNHEILTNELDENTKLLIEKMEKELNSKDEEIRKLKNELNFLKAVITNKNRKIFGVSSEKADANQLSFFNEAEKYSDSKVEEPALEEITYKRAKKNTYTGKKDNLANLERVVIEHKLEGADLNCKECGEQLVEIGVKSKKEIIKYIPAKLIVEEHVIYSYACKSCEKETSESNIISAEAPQTIFYNSMASNELIAHTLILKYQHAMPLYRQESYFDMMGATLSRQTLCNWTMSAAEALKPIYNHMKKELLSRNYIHADETTLRVINDNGKDSKSQKYMWLYMSDTNSKPVILYDYQSTRSSSCPKNFLGDFKGFLQTDGYSGYNSVTKATRVYCLAHIRRYFHNIIVDLDEEALKNSRAIIGFNYCEQIYKLEKELRESFSSKDDYYDIRFKIRAEKLAPIIDNFIDYVEREIKDALPRSPLGKALDYAKKHLPGLKNVLLDGSLEIDNNAVERAIKPFVIGRKNFLFANTAKGATASGNIYSIVETAKANKLVVERYLVYLFDNLSKIDVSDSESLDNLMPWSNKIPENMKIKDRK; translated from the coding sequence ATGAATCACGAAATTTTAACTAATGAACTTGATGAAAATACAAAATTATTAATTGAAAAAATGGAAAAAGAATTAAACTCAAAAGATGAGGAAATAAGAAAGCTTAAAAACGAATTAAATTTCTTAAAAGCTGTTATAACAAATAAAAATAGAAAGATATTTGGAGTATCTAGTGAAAAGGCAGATGCTAATCAACTATCTTTTTTTAACGAGGCCGAAAAATATAGTGATTCAAAGGTGGAAGAACCTGCTTTAGAGGAAATTACATATAAAAGAGCTAAGAAAAATACATATACAGGAAAGAAAGATAATCTAGCAAACTTAGAAAGAGTTGTTATTGAACATAAATTAGAAGGTGCTGACCTTAACTGTAAAGAATGCGGAGAGCAATTAGTTGAAATAGGTGTAAAATCAAAAAAAGAGATAATTAAATATATTCCAGCTAAACTTATAGTTGAAGAACACGTGATTTACAGCTACGCTTGTAAATCCTGCGAAAAAGAAACCAGTGAAAGTAATATAATTTCAGCAGAAGCTCCACAAACTATTTTTTATAATAGTATGGCTTCTAATGAGTTAATTGCTCATACTCTTATACTTAAATATCAACATGCTATGCCTCTTTATAGACAAGAAAGCTATTTTGATATGATGGGTGCTACTCTTTCAAGACAAACTCTATGTAACTGGACTATGTCAGCAGCGGAAGCTTTAAAACCAATATATAACCACATGAAAAAAGAATTACTAAGCAGAAATTATATTCATGCCGATGAAACTACTCTAAGAGTAATTAATGACAATGGAAAAGATTCTAAATCTCAAAAATATATGTGGTTATATATGAGCGATACTAATTCAAAGCCGGTAATTTTATATGATTATCAAAGTACCAGATCCAGCTCTTGTCCTAAGAATTTCCTAGGAGATTTCAAAGGCTTTCTCCAAACGGATGGTTATAGTGGTTATAACTCCGTTACAAAGGCTACAAGGGTGTATTGCTTAGCTCACATAAGAAGATACTTCCATAATATAATTGTAGACTTAGATGAAGAAGCCCTAAAAAATTCTAGAGCAATAATAGGGTTTAATTATTGTGAGCAAATTTACAAACTTGAAAAAGAGCTTAGAGAATCCTTTTCAAGTAAGGACGATTATTATGATATTAGATTTAAAATAAGAGCTGAAAAATTAGCTCCAATTATAGATAACTTTATTGATTATGTTGAAAGAGAAATAAAAGATGCTCTTCCAAGAAGTCCGCTTGGTAAAGCACTTGATTATGCTAAAAAACATTTACCAGGATTAAAAAATGTACTACTAGATGGTTCTTTAGAAATAGATAATAATGCAGTGGAAAGAGCTATTAAACCTTTCGTTATAGGTCGTAAAAATTTCCTTTTTGCAAACACTGCTAAAGGTGCAACTGCAAGTGGCAATATTTATAGCATTGTTGAAACTGCCAAGGCTAATAAATTAGTTGTAGAAAGGTATTTGGTTTATTTATTTGATAATCTATCAAAGATAGATGTATCCGATAGCGAAAGCTTAGATAATCTTATGCCTTGGTCTAATAAGATCCCTGAAAACATGAAAATTAAAGATAGGAAATAA
- the tnpB gene encoding IS66 family insertion sequence element accessory protein TnpB (TnpB, as the term is used for proteins encoded by IS66 family insertion elements, is considered an accessory protein, since TnpC, encoded by a neighboring gene, is a DDE family transposase.), which yields MLNIDKVETVYLACGYTDLRKSIDGLVMIVQNQFKLNPFEKALFVFCNRQMDKLKILHFDEGFWLYYHRLEANRFKWPATTEEALKVNIEELRWLLKGYEVRTKSKFKPIKQSNYF from the coding sequence ATGTTAAATATAGATAAAGTAGAAACAGTTTATCTTGCCTGCGGCTACACGGATTTAAGGAAAAGTATTGATGGGTTAGTTATGATAGTTCAAAATCAATTCAAGCTAAATCCTTTTGAAAAAGCGTTATTTGTTTTTTGTAATAGACAAATGGACAAATTAAAAATTCTTCACTTTGACGAAGGTTTTTGGCTATATTATCACCGTTTAGAAGCGAATCGCTTCAAATGGCCTGCTACCACAGAAGAAGCATTGAAAGTAAATATAGAAGAATTACGGTGGCTTCTAAAGGGCTACGAAGTAAGAACAAAATCTAAGTTTAAACCTATAAAACAAAGTAATTATTTTTAA
- the tnpA gene encoding IS66 family insertion sequence element accessory protein TnpA, which yields MSRKLDNATWEEYINKFDACKGTITVKDFCIENKLTKSQFYYHKKKIREIRS from the coding sequence ATGTCTAGAAAATTAGATAATGCAACCTGGGAAGAATATATTAATAAATTTGATGCATGTAAGGGGACAATAACTGTTAAAGATTTTTGTATAGAAAATAAACTTACTAAAAGTCAATTTTATTATCATAAAAAAAAGATTAGAGAAATCAGAAGTTGA
- the rlmD gene encoding 23S rRNA (uracil(1939)-C(5))-methyltransferase RlmD — protein sequence MVEKNKEYILDIVGTGYEGEGIAKINGYPIFIEGAIEGEKVRALIVKVKKNFAYGKLIEVIEVSEDRVEPKCQYYKRCGGCSVQHMNYNKQLEYKHERVKDCISKIGGLDENLVKFPLGMARPERYRNKVQLPVGIVKGKLSIGFYAPRSHNIIDLDICLIQDKVADIVTKIVREWMEKYNLAPASIDGIFNKKGLIRHIMIRRGFKTNEVMVVLVSTDEKVPYITELIENLKENIDGLKSIVLNINKAETNVILGQKCISLYGEDTITDYIGEFKFNISLLSFFQVNPKQTEVLYRKALEYAGLTGEETVFDAYCGTGTITLFLSQKAKKVYGVEIIEEAIHNARKNANSNSVDNAEFFVGKSEEVIPNLINEGIKPEVIVVDPPRKGCDIKLLDAIGEAKPERIVYVSCDPSTLARDLKILTEKGYEVKEVQPVDMFPHTSHVECVVLMSRIEK from the coding sequence TTGGTCGAAAAAAATAAAGAATACATATTAGATATAGTTGGAACGGGATATGAAGGAGAAGGTATAGCTAAAATAAACGGATATCCAATATTTATAGAAGGTGCTATCGAGGGAGAAAAAGTAAGAGCATTGATAGTAAAGGTTAAAAAGAATTTTGCTTATGGAAAATTAATTGAAGTTATAGAAGTGTCAGAAGATAGAGTGGAGCCAAAATGCCAATATTATAAGAGATGTGGCGGATGTTCTGTTCAACATATGAATTATAATAAGCAATTGGAATATAAGCATGAAAGAGTTAAAGATTGTATATCTAAAATTGGAGGCTTAGATGAAAACTTAGTTAAGTTCCCTCTTGGAATGGCTCGTCCTGAAAGATATAGAAATAAAGTTCAGCTTCCAGTAGGTATTGTAAAAGGGAAACTATCAATAGGTTTTTATGCTCCTAGAAGTCATAATATAATAGATTTAGATATCTGTCTAATACAAGATAAAGTTGCAGATATAGTTACAAAGATAGTTAGAGAATGGATGGAAAAATATAATCTAGCTCCTGCCAGCATAGATGGAATATTTAATAAAAAGGGACTTATAAGACATATTATGATTCGTAGAGGGTTTAAAACGAATGAAGTCATGGTAGTTTTAGTTTCTACAGATGAAAAAGTTCCATATATTACTGAGTTAATAGAAAATTTAAAAGAAAACATAGATGGCTTAAAGAGTATAGTTTTAAATATAAACAAGGCAGAAACTAATGTAATATTAGGACAAAAGTGTATTAGCTTATATGGAGAAGATACAATAACTGATTACATTGGAGAATTTAAATTTAATATATCACTATTATCCTTTTTTCAAGTTAATCCTAAACAAACAGAAGTTTTATATAGAAAGGCTTTAGAATACGCAGGATTAACTGGAGAAGAAACAGTATTTGATGCCTACTGTGGAACAGGTACAATAACATTATTTTTATCTCAAAAAGCAAAAAAAGTTTATGGCGTAGAAATAATAGAAGAAGCTATTCACAATGCAAGAAAAAATGCTAACAGTAATTCTGTGGATAATGCAGAGTTCTTTGTTGGTAAATCTGAAGAAGTAATTCCAAACTTAATAAATGAGGGAATAAAACCAGAAGTAATAGTAGTAGATCCACCGAGAAAGGGCTGTGATATAAAATTATTAGATGCAATTGGTGAAGCAAAACCAGAAAGAATAGTTTATGTTTCCTGTGATCCAAGTACTTTAGCTAGAGATTTAAAAATATTAACAGAAAAGGGCTATGAAGTTAAGGAAGTTCAGCCTGTAGATATGTTTCCACACACTAGCCATGTTGAGTGCGTAGTATTGATGTCAAGGATAGAGAAATAG
- a CDS encoding IclR family transcriptional regulator — MKKTEHRPTERVLDILELLSSHPEGLTLTEISDKIKSPISTIYPIVHTMSERKFLYSDKNTSRYSIGISSYGVGISYANNTNVFKFIKMQMQYIVNQAKEICQLGVLDKNEVFYIAKVESDEPIRLVSSIGKKFPAYCTAMGKSLLCNKDLAALKVLYPEGLKAYTENTVTSFDELYKQTSKIKVDGFASEFGELNDYQHCVAVPLFNDEKVIAALSVSIPAFRANSEKIELTKKLLLEVRSEIEKYFAENHVNTDMLLYGDY; from the coding sequence ATGAAGAAAACTGAACATAGACCTACTGAAAGAGTTCTTGATATATTAGAATTATTATCTTCACATCCTGAGGGGCTAACCCTTACTGAAATTTCTGATAAGATTAAATCTCCTATAAGTACTATTTATCCTATAGTTCATACAATGTCTGAAAGAAAATTCTTATATTCAGATAAAAACACTTCAAGATATAGCATAGGTATATCCTCCTATGGTGTTGGTATTTCTTATGCTAATAACACAAATGTATTTAAGTTTATAAAGATGCAAATGCAGTACATTGTAAATCAAGCTAAGGAAATATGTCAATTAGGAGTTTTAGATAAAAATGAAGTTTTTTATATTGCAAAAGTAGAATCAGATGAACCTATTAGGCTTGTTTCTTCTATAGGAAAAAAATTTCCCGCATATTGTACAGCAATGGGTAAATCTTTATTATGTAATAAGGATTTAGCTGCATTAAAAGTGCTATATCCTGAAGGGCTAAAAGCATATACAGAAAATACAGTAACAAGTTTTGATGAATTATATAAACAAACTTCAAAAATAAAAGTTGATGGATTTGCCTCAGAATTTGGTGAACTTAACGATTATCAACATTGTGTAGCTGTTCCTTTATTTAATGACGAAAAGGTTATCGCAGCACTTAGTGTAAGCATTCCTGCTTTTAGAGCTAACTCTGAAAAAATTGAATTAACAAAAAAATTACTGTTAGAGGTACGTTCAGAAATAGAAAAATACTTTGCTGAGAATCATGTAAATACGGACATGTTGCTTTATGGTGATTATTAA
- a CDS encoding heavy-metal-associated domain-containing protein, with protein sequence MKKKILIEGMSCGHCVAHVREALEEIKAEVLDVSLDTKSATVDLTNSNVSDEDIKAIIDDYGYKVVGIEVV encoded by the coding sequence ATGAAAAAGAAGATATTAATTGAAGGAATGAGCTGTGGACATTGTGTTGCACATGTTAGAGAAGCTTTAGAAGAAATAAAGGCAGAAGTTTTAGATGTAAGTTTAGATACAAAGTCAGCTACTGTTGATTTAACAAATAGTAATGTTTCTGATGAAGACATAAAAGCTATAATTGATGATTACGGCTATAAAGTAGTAGGAATAGAAGTAGTTTAG